The genomic window ATCCAAATCCACTAGACCCACTACCAGCACCTCCTAAGCCTGATCCTCCATTTCCAAAACCTGATCCACCAGTGCTGGATCCCAGTCCTCCACTTCCGAATCCTGATCCACCGGAACTGGAGCCTCTTCCTCCACTACCAAAGCCTGATCCTAAGGAACTAGatccacttcctccacttccgaaGCCTGATCCAccagctcctcttcctccacccccgacTCCTCCACTGCCAAAGCCAGACCCGGACCCGCCGTGGCCTTTCCGTCCGCCACCATAAGGGACGGGCTCGGCCACAGCCAGGCACAGCAGCGCCATCGCGGCCGCGGAGGCGATCTGTCAAATAGTCATGgagaaaaaatcattatatttaattaagcCCTTTCTATGCAggcttttattattcttaagaATGCCGACTTTTCGTTTACACTGTAATCCCTAAAATGTTATTCCAGAAAATAGAACAACTTTAGATAAAAGAAAGGCACCGTTACACCTACCAGAGACCGATGGTTCTTCATGATACTCAGTTCTCCTTGTTCAAGAGCTGATGCCCACACTGGATCGTATGACTATTTATACTTGATTTTCTTTCAGGGATGTTGCAGTTGCCAGTTAATGCAACATGGAGCTGTCAGACATTGCAGAAAAAAGTAATTTGGTTTCTAGGAAGAGCAGAGTAAGATGCCGTTGACACTGCAGCTTCATTGAGGGAAAACCGAGTACCTTCGAAGAAGCCTCAGCGATGAGGACCGTAANNNNNNNNNNNNNNNNNNNNNNNNNNNNNNNNNNNNNNNNNNNNNNNNNNNNNNNNNNNNNNNNNNNNNNNNNNNNNNNNNNNNNNNNNNNNNNNNNNNNNNNNNNNNNNNNNNNNNNNNNNNNNNNNNNNNNNNNNNNNNNNNNNNNNNNNNNNNNNNNNNNNNNNNNNNNNNNNNNNNNNNNNNNNNNNNNNNNNNNNNNNNNNNNNNNNNNNNNNNNNNNNNNNNNNNNNNNNNNNNNNNNNNNNNNNNNNNNNNNNNNNNNNNNNNNNNNNNNNNNNNNNNNNNNNNNNNNNNNNNNNNNNNNNNNNNNNNNNNNNNNNNNNNNNNNNNNNNNNNNNNNNNNNNNNNNNNNNNNNNNNNNNNNNNNNNNNNNNNNNNNNNNNNNNNNNNNNNNNNNNNNNNNNNNNNNNNNNNNNNNNNNNNNNNNNNNNNNNNNNNNNNNNNNNNNNNNNNNNNNNNNNNNNNNNNNNNNNNNNNNNNNNNNNNNNNNNNNNNNNNNNNNNNNNNNNNNNNNNNNNNNNNNNNNNNNNNNNNNNNNNNNNNNNNNNNNNNNNNNNNNNNNNNNNNNNNNNNNNNNNNNNNNNNNNNNNNNNNNNNNNNNNNNNNNNNNNNNNNNNNNNNNNNNNNNNNNNNNNNNNNNNNNNNNNNNNNNNNNNNNNNNNNNNNNNNNNNNNNTttcaattatcaattatatcaccGGATTTGATGGTAAATTTTGCACCCACGTTTCTCGATCAATTGCTAATGAACCCTCCAAATATCATAATCCTTCGTCTTTAATTTACTAGAATAATTGCTAATTGTTTTCATCAAAACAAGAATAGTAAAACACTGTCATCCGGTTGAAAATGTTATATTGCATTCAATCTcctttataattttcttctttttttttcttcacctaaaGCTCAAGGAAGAGATTCCGTCACTAACTCTGTAGGCGTCTCcgtacttttgttttttgtctagaTGGACAGTCCACACTATNNNNNNNNNNNNNNNNNNNNNNNNNNNGCATTGCAAGCATCATTTCACAAGATATTCATGGGACACTTAGGNNNNNNNNNNNNNNNNNNNNNgggggggggatattttttctAGATAACAATCTTGATCCTAAAATGCGCATGGCATTACCAGTACTCCTAGACTGATTTTAATCTAAAACTATTTAAGCCACTAAAATGGATATATGATTTCAAGACAAGCATTTGTATACTTTTAAGAACTTACTTATGCTTCCTACATCTTATCTACAAATTTCTAGATTCAGGCAACAGCCtatcatagtatatgtatagtacaaacaccagctatgattttttttctttggctcatAATTTGATATCCTACTCTTTAGTCACTGCCCTAACATCACACGAAACAGAATATCCATACATCTTTCCTAAAAGCGCTTCACACGACCATATCATCAccaacattttctctcttttctgctggCTTGCTTCCAAACCATGTTCATCTGATGCTGAAGAACAAGTCAGCATATGTGAGAggcttctttcttttcatgtaaATCGGTGACCACCTTTTTCCAANNNNNNNNNNNNNNNNNNNNNNCTTCTAGTAAAGTCAACAATCAGTGATCcactttatttattgataattttattttctctgattTTATATAGCTATTCGTTTATTTGTTAATTCAGTTTAATCAATATTTTACATCCTTTGTAGCTGAGTTTGTCTTGCTTAATTAAGGTTTCACAGCAAAGTGAATGTTAgttttgcatttcttttcattgttatgaCTTGCTGAACATATATAAACCACatctatattaatcaatataattttgcttttattttctctctaatttAGTCTTCATTTCAACTGTCTTATTGGGTTCCACGGAAAATGAGTCATTACTCACACATCACATTTTATTGTTGTCAGAAAATTATAGCTCATGTCCACATGTACATAAGTGGATGTGCACATCGACATACAAGCAGCAATAACATTCCCTGTTGAGTCAGTTTACCCGTTTTCATGTACTAATTGGTACGCCGTAACTGGTGCTAAGGTGGCCGCTTCCGCCTTTGCTGTAAAAGGAAAGATGACCTTAAAAAGTTAGTAAACAGATGAATTAAGagatgattttatataattaaataaaaaagtagaaaacacAACTATGATTTAACACTGACATGTATACTGAAGTTCTGTCTATTCGAAAATAAGGATTGAAAAGACTAGAGCAAAGAAGAAAACCATTTTTGTATATGCATTACTCTTAAAGGAAACCCTGTGGAAAAGTATATAACATTTAGCTTACCTTCCGCCTGCAGAACCACCCAGGCCGCTGCCACTGCCTCCTCCGAAGNNNNNNNNNNNNNNNNNNNNNNNNNNNNNNNNNNNNNNNNNNNNNNNNNNNNNNAACTCGCTGCCTCCAAGTCCTCCGCTGGAACCGAAACTGCTGCCACCTCCAAGGCTTCCACCACTTCCATGGCTGCCACCAACTCCTCCACTGCCACCAAGTCCACCACTGCCTCCAAGGCCGCCACTGCCGCCACCAACGCCTCCACTGCCACCAAGTCCACCTGTGGACCCAAAACTGCTGCCAGCTCCTCCAAGGCTTCCACTGCCACCAACACCGCTGCCGCTGTAACCTTGTCCAGCACCACCTCCGCTTCCACCCAATCCTGATCCACCTAATCCTCCACTCCCAGAGCCTGATCCAAATCCACTAGACCCACTACCGGCACCCCCTAAGCCTGACCCTCCACTTCCAAAACCTGATCCACCAGTGCTGGATCCCAGTCCTCCACTACCAAACCCTGATCCACCGGTACTGGAaccacttcctccacttccgaaGCCTGATCCTAAGGAACTAGatccacttcctccacttccgaaGCCTGATCCAccagctcctcttcctccacccccggCTCCTCCACTGCCAAAGCCAGACCCGGACCCGCCGTGGCCTTTCCGTCCGCCGCCATAAGGGACGGGCTCGGCCACAGCCAGGCACAGCAGCGCCATCGCGGCCGCGGAGGCGATCTGTCAAATAGTCATGgagaaaaaatcattatatttgatTAAGCCTTTTCTTTCTATGCAGGCTTTTATTATTCATAAGAATGTCGACTTTTCGTTTACACTGTAATCCCTAAAATGTTATTCCAGAAAATagaacaactttaaaaaaaaaagaaaggcaccgTTACGCCTACCAGAGACCGATGGTTCTTCATGATACTCAGTTCTCCGTGCTCAAGAGCTGATACCCACACTGGATCGTGTGACTATTTATACTTGATTTTCTTTCAGGGATGTTGCAGTTGCCAGTTAATGCAACATGGAGCTGTCAGACAATGCAAAAAAGTCATTTGGTTTCTAGGAAGAGCAGAGCAAGATGCCGTTGACACTGCAGCTTCATTGAGGGAAAACCGAGTGCCTTCGAAGAAACCTCAGCGATGAGGACCATAAGCCTTGCTTTATTTTACCAAGTtttgttgtgtattgtttgtgtgtctgtgtagtNNNNNNNNNNNNNNNNNNNNNNNNNNNNNNNNNNNNNNNNNNNNNNNNNNNNNNNNNNNNNNNNNNNNNNNNNNNNNNNNNNNNNNNNNNNNNNNNNNNNAAAGGCACCATTACACTACAAACCATGTTCTTCATGATACTCAGTTCTCCTTGCTCAAGAGCTGATGCCCACACTGGATCGTGTGACTATTTATACCTGATTTTCTTTCAGGGATGTTGCAGTTGCCAGTTCATGCAACATGGAGCTGTCAGACAatgcaaaaaaaagtaatttggttTCTAGAAAGAGCAGAGCAAGATGCCGTTGACACTGCAGCTTCATTGAGGGAAAACCGAGTGCCTTCGAAGAAGCCTCATCGGTGAGGACCGGAAGCCTTGCTTNNNNNNNNNNNNNNNNNNNNNNNNNNNNNNNNNNNNNNNNNNNNNNNNNNNNNNNNNNNNNNNNNNNNNNNNNNNNNNNNNNNNNNNNNNNNNNNNNNNNNNNNNNNNNNNNNNNNNNNNNNNNNNNNNNNNNNNNNNNNNNNNNNNNNNNNNNNNNNNNNNNNNNNNNNNNNNNNNNNNNNNNNNNNNNNNNNNNNNNNNNNNNNNNNNNNNNNNNNNNNNNNNNNNNNNNNNNNNNNNNNNNNNNNNNNNNNNNNNNNNNNNNNNNNNNNNNNNNNNNNNNNNNNNNNNNNNNNNNNNNNNNNNNNNNNNNNNNNNNNNNNNNNNNNNNNNNNNNNNNNNNNNNNNNNNNNNNNNNNNNNNNNNNNNNNNNNNNNNNNNNNNNNNNNNNNNNNNNNNNNNNNNNNNNNNNNNNNNNNNNNNNNNNNNNNNNNNNNNNNNNNNNNNNNNNNNNNNNNNNNNNNNNNNNNNNNNNNNNNNNNNNNNNNNNNNNNNNNNNNNNNNNNNNNNNNNNNNNNNNNNNNNNNNNNNNNNNNNNNNNNNNNNNNNNNNNNNNNNNNNNNNNNNNNNNNNNNNNNNNNNNNNNNNNNNNNNNNNNNNNNNNNNNNNNNNNNNNNNNNNNNNNNNNNNNNNNNNNNNNNNNNNNNNNNNNNNNNNNNNNNNNNNNNNNNNNNNNNNNNNNNNNNNNNNNNNNNNNNNNNNNNNNNNNNNNNNNNNNNNNtttcatttatcaattatatCACCGGATTTGATGGTAAATTTTGCACCCACGTTTCTTGATCAATCGCCAATAAACCCTCCAATATCATAGTCCTTCGTCTTTATTTTACTAGAATAATTGCTAATTGTTTTCATCAAAACAAGAATAGTAAAACACAGTCGTCTGGTTTGACCTGATATATTGCATCCATTCTCCTTcatactttcttcctttcttttcttcacccAAAGCTGAAGGTGGAGATTCCGTCACTAACTCTTTGTCGGCGTCTCcgtacttttgtttttgtttagtttgtaTTTGATCTTCGTCATTTTAGGGAATATGGACAGtccatactaataaaaaaaaaaatcattgcaagCATCGTATCACATGATGTTCATGGGCCACTTAGGAATCTTATTAATACTGNNNNNNNNNNNNNNNNNNNNNNNNNNNNNNNNNNGTTATTTTGATAACAAACTTGATCCTAAAATGCGCACAGGCATTTTCAGTACCTCTAGATTGATTAAGCCACTAAAACGGATATATGATTTCAAGACAAGCAATTGGTGATATTGAGACAATGTGGAATTTCGAATAGTTTTAAGAACTTACTTATGCGTCCTACATCTCATCAACAAATTTCTAGATTCAGCAATAGGCTATTCACAGTGCAACcgtcttcaataaaaaaaaaatgaaaatcaaagaacGAGGACTCGTTTGTTCACTGCCCTATAGTACAAACACCAGCTATCACTTTTTTCTGCCTCTTAATTTAATTTCCTACCCCTTACTCACTGTCCTAACATCACACGGAACAGAAATATCCAATACATCTTTCCCTAAAAGCGCTTCACACGACCATATTCATCACCAacagtttctcttcttttctgctgGCTTGCTTCCAAACCATGTTCATCTGATGCTGAAGAACAAGTCAGCATATGCTGAGaggcttcttttcttttcatgtaaaACTCGTGTGACCACCTTTTTCCNNNNNNNNNNNNNNNNNNNNNNNNNNCTTCTAGTAAAGTCAATATCAGTGATCcactttatttattgataatttgttatttctctgattttatatagctattcgtttatttgttcattcatttaatcAATATTTTACGTCCTTTGTAGCTGAGTTTGTCTTGCTTAATTAAGGTTTCACAGCAAAGTGAATGTTAgttttgcatttcttttcattgttaatgACTTGCTGAAACATATATAAACCACatctatattaatcaatataatagttgcttttatttttctctctaaatttAGTCTTCATTTTCAACTGTCATTATTGGGTTCCACGGAAAATGAGTCATTACTcacacatcaacattttattGTTGTCAGAAAATTATAGCTCATGTTCACACATGTACATAAGTGGATGTGCACATCGACATACAAGCAGCAATAACATTCCCTGTTGAGTCAGTTACCCGTTTCATCTACTAATTGGGTACGCCGTAACTGGTGCTAAGGTGGCCGCTTCCGCCTTTGCTGTAAAAGGAAAGATGAACCTNNNNNNNNNNNNNNNNNNNNNNNNNNNNNNNNNNNNNNNNNNNNNNNNNNNNNNNNNNNNNNGAAAACACAACTATGATTTCCCACTGACATGTATACTGAAGGTCTGTCTATTCGAAAATAAGGATTGAAAAGACTAGAGCAAATAAGAAAACAATTTTTGCATATGCATTACTCGTAAAGGAAACCCTGTGGAAAAGTATATAACATTTAGCTTACCTTCCGCCTGCAGAACCACCCAGGCCGCTGCCACTGCCTCCTCCGAAGCCACCACTGCTGCCACCAAGTCCGCCACTGCCTCCGAAGCCACCACTGCCTCCAAGACCTCCGCTGCCTCCAAGTCCTCCAGTGGAGCCAAAACTGCCACCACCAAGGCCTCCACCAGCTCCTCCAAGGCCTCCACTGCCACCAACTCCACTGCCGCTGTAACCTTGTCCAGCACCGCCTCCGCTGCCACCCAATCCTGATCCACCTAATCCTCCACTCCCAGAGCCTGATCCAAATCCACTAGACCCACTACCAGCACCTCCTAAACCTGATCCTCCACTTCCAAAACCTGATCCACCAGTGCCGGATCCCACTCCTCCACTTCCGAAGCCTGATCCACCGGAACTGGagcctcttcctccacttccgaagCCTGATCCACCGGAACTAGAgccacttcctccacttccgaaGCCTGATCCAccagctcctcttcctccacccccgacTCCTCCACTGCCAAAGCCAGACCCGGACCCGCCGTGGCCTTTCCGTCCGCCGCCATAAGGGACGGGCTCGGCTACAGCCAGGCACAGCAGCGCCATCGCGGCCGCGGAGGCGATCTGCGAAAtattcattgtgattttttttttctacctttctttatTAACTTTGAGAAGTTTATTCGTTACCCTATTAAACTGAAAGCAAAACTCCAATATGTAATAACGACAAGCAGTGGACATACCAAAGCCCGTTGGTTCTTCATGATGCTCAGTTCTCTTTGCACAAGAGCTGATGCCCAGCCTGGATCGTGTGACTATTTATACTTGTTTTCCACCCTTGGATGTTGCAGTTGCCGGTTACCATTGGCGAGCCACTGAACTAGCTTACGGTTTCCAGGAAGAGGAGTGATGCTTTGCAAGATGCCGTTGGTACTGCAACGTAAACAGGGAAAACCGAGTGCCTTCTGAGAATCGTGCACTGAGGAGCGTAAGCCGTGNNNNNNNNNNNNNNNNNNNNNNNNNNNNNNNNNNNNNNNNNNNNNNNNNNNNNNNNNNNNNNNNNNNNNNNNNNNNNNNNNNNNNNNNNNNNNNNNNNNNNNNNNNNNNNNNNNNNNNNNNNNNNNNNNNNNNNNNNNNNNNNNNNNNNNNNNNNNNNNNNNNNNNNNNNNNNNNNNNNNNNNNNNNNNNNNNNNNNNNNNNNNNNNNNNNNNNNNNNNNNNNNNNNNNNNNNNNNNNNNNNNNNNNNNNNNNNNNNNNNNNNNNNNNNNNNNNNNNNNNNNNNNNNNNNNNNNNNNNNNNNNNNNNNNNNNNNNNNNNNNNNNNNNNNNNNNNNNNNNNNNNNNNNNNNNNNNNNNNNNNNNNNNNNNNNNNNNNNNNNNNNNNNNNNNNNNNNNNNNNNNNNNNNNNNNNNNNNNNNNNNNNNNNNNNNNNNNNNNNNNNNNNNNNNNNNNNNNNNNNNNNNNNNNNNNNNNNNNNNNNNNNNNNNNNNNNNNNNNNNNNNNNNNNNNNNNNNNNNNNNNNNNNNNNNNNNNNNNNNNNNNNNNNNNNNNNNNNNNNNNNNNNNNNNNNNNNNNNNNNNNNNNNNNNNNNNNNNNNNNNNNNNNNNNNNNNNNNNNNNNNNNNNNNNNNNNNNNNNNNNNNNNNNNNNNNNNNNNNNNNNNNNNNNNNNNNNNNNNNNNNNNNNNNNNNNNNNNNNNNNNNNNNNNNNNNNNNNNNNNNNNNNNNNNNNNNNNNNNNNNNNNNNNNNNNNNNNNNNNNNNNNNNNNNNNNNNNNNNNNNNNNNNNNNNNNNNNNNNCACGTTTCTCGATCAATTGCTAATGAACCCTCCAATATCATAATCCTTCGTCTTTAATTTACTAGAATAATTGCTAATTGTTTTCATCAAGCAATTAGAATAGTAAAACGCTGTCACCCGGTTGAAAATGATATATTGCATTCAATCTcctttataattttcttcttttttttcttcacccaaaGCTGAAGGAAGAGATTCCGTCACTAATTCTGTAGGCGTCTCCgtacttttgttttttatctagatggacagtccacacacacacacacNNNNNNNNNNNNNNNNNNNNCATTTCAAGCATCATCTCACAAGATATTCATGGGACTCTTAGGANNNNNNNNNNNNNNNNNNNNNNNNNAGGGGGGGTATTTTTTCTAGATAACAATCTTGATCCTAAAATGCGCATGGCATTACCAGTACTCCTAGACTGATTTTAATCTAAAACTATTTAAGCCACTAAAATGGATATATGATTTCAAGACAAGCATTTGGTGATAGTTTTAAGAACTTCCTTATGCTTCCTACATCTTATCTACAAATTTCTAGATTCAGGAACAGGCTattcatagtatatgtatagtacaaacaccagctatgatttttttctttggctcaTAATTTGATATCCTACTCTTTAGTCACTGCCCTAACATCACACTAAACAGAAATATCCAATACATCTTTCCCTAAAAGCGCTTCACACGACCATATTCATCACCAacagtttctcttcttttctgctgGCTTGCTTCCAAACCATGTTCATCTGATGCTGAAGAACAAGTCAGCATATGCTGAGAggcttcttttctcttcatgtAAAACTCGTGTGACCACCTTTTTCCNNNNNNNNNNNNNNNNNNNNNNNNNNCTTCTAGTAAAGTCAATATCAGTGATCcactttatttattgataatttgttatttctctgattttatatagctattcgtttatttgttcattcatttaatcAATATTTTACGTCCTTTGTAGCTGAGTTTGTCTTGGTTAATTAAGGTTTCACAGCAAACTGAATGTtagttttgcttttcttttcattgttaatgACTTGCTGAAACATATATAAACCACatctatattaatcaatataattgttgtttttatttttctctctaaatttAGTCTTTATTTTCAACTGTCATCATTGGGTTCCACGGAAAATGACTCATTACTcacacatcaacattttattGTTGTCAGAAAATTATAGCTCATGTTCACACATGTACATAAGTGGATGTGCACATCGACATACAAGCAGCAATAACATTCCCTGTTGAGTCAGTTACCCGTTTCATCTACTAATTAGGTACGCCGTAACTGGTGCTAAGGTGGCCGCTTCCGCCTTTGCTGTAAAAGGAAAGATGAACCTTAAAAAGTTAAGTAAACAGATGAATTAAgagatgaatatttatataattaaataaaaaagtagaaaacatAACTATGATTTCCCACTGACATGTATACTGAAGGTCTGTCTATTCGAAAATAAGGATTGAAAAGACTAgagcaaagaagaaaacaattTTTGTATATGCATTACTCTTAAAGGAAACCCTGTGGAAAAGTATATAACATTTAGCTTACCTTCCGCCTGCAGAACCACCCAGGCCGCTGCCACTGCCTCCTCCGAAGTCACCACTGCTGCCACCAACTCCGCCACTACCTCCGAAGCCACCACTACCTCCAAGACCTCCGCTGCCTCCAAGTCCTCCGCTGGAACCGAAACTGCTGCCACCTCCAAGGCTTCCACCACTTCCATGGCTGCCACCAACTCCTCCACTGCCACTCTGCCCCCACCAAGCCACTGCCGCCACCAACGCCTCCACTGCCACCAAGTCCACCTGTGGACCAAAACTGCTGCCACCCCAAGACTTCCACCAGCTCCTCCAAGGCCTCCACTGCCACCAACACCGCTGCCGCTGTAACCTTGTCCAGCACCACCTCCGCTTCCACCCAATCCTGATCCACCTAATCCTCCACTCCCAGAGCCTGATCCAAATCCACTAGACCCACTACCGGCACCCCCTAAGCCTGACCCTCCACTTCCAAAACCTGATCCACCAGTGCTGGATCCCAGTCCTCCACTTCCAAAACCTGATCCACCAGTGCTGGAaccacttcctccacttccgaaGCCTGATCCACCGGAACTAGatccacttcctccacttccgaaGCCTGATCCACcagctcctcttcctctacccccggCTCCTCCACTGCCAAAGCCAGACCCGGACCCGCCGTGGCCTTTCCGTCCGCCGCCATAAGGGACGGGCTCGGCCACAGCCAAGCACAGCAGCGCCATCGCGGCCGCGGAGGCGATCTGTCAAATAGTCATGgagaaaaaatcattatatttgatTACGCCTTTTCTTTCTATGCAggcttttattattcttaagaATGTCGACTTTTCGTTTACACTGTAATCCCTAAAATGTTatttcagaaaataaaacaacttttaaaaaaagaaaggcaccGTTACACCTACCAGAGACCGATGGTTCTTCATGATACTCAGTTCTCCTTGCTCAAGAGCTGATACCCACACTGGATCGTGTGACTATTTATACTTGATTTTCTTTCAGGGATGTTGCAGTTGCCAGTTCATGCAACATGGAGCTGTCAGACAAtgcaaaaaaaagtcatttggttTCTAGGAAGAGCAGAGCAAGATGCCGTTGACACTGCAGCTTCATTGAGGGAAAACCGAGTGCCTTCGAAGAAGCCTCATCGGTGAGGACCGTAAGNNNNNNNNNNNNNNNNNNNNNNNNNNNNNNNNNNNNNNNNNNNNNNNNNNNNNNNNNNNNNNNNNNNNNNNNNNNNNNNNNNNNNNNNNNNNNNNNNNNNNNNNNNNNNNNNNNNNNNNNNNNNNNNNNNNNNNNNNNNNNNNNNNNNNNNNNNNNNNNNNNNNNNNNNNNNNNNNNNNNNNNNNNNNNNNNNNNNNNNNNNNNNNNNNNNNNNNNNNNNNNNNNNNNNNNNNNNNNNNNNNNNNNNNNNNNNNNNNNNNNNNNNNNNNNNNNNNNNNNNNNNNNNNNNNNNNNNNNNNNNNNNNNNNNNNNNNNNNNNNNNNNNNNNNNNNNNNNNNNNN from Penaeus monodon isolate SGIC_2016 chromosome 23, NSTDA_Pmon_1, whole genome shotgun sequence includes these protein-coding regions:
- the LOC119588296 gene encoding keratin, type I cytoskeletal 9-like; its protein translation is MKRKEASQHMLTCSSASDEHGLEASQQKRRETVGDEYGLWVSALEQGELSIMKNHRSLIASAAAMALLCLAVAEPVPYGGGRKGHGGSGSGFGSGGAGGRGRGAGGSGFGSGGSGSSSGGSGFGSGGSGSSTGGSGFGSGGLGSSTGGSGFGSGGSGLGGAGSGSSGFGSGSGSGGLGGSGLGGSGGGAGQGYSGSGVGGSGGLGGAGGSLGVAAVLVHRWTWWQWRRWWRQWLGGGRVAVEELVAAMEVVEALEVAAVSVPAEDLEAAEVLEVVVASEVVAELVAAVVTSEEAVAAAWVVLQAEAKAEAATLAPVTAWSHEFYMKRKEASQHMLTCSSASDEHGLEASQQKRRETVGDEYGRVKRF